Proteins from one Bactrocera neohumeralis isolate Rockhampton chromosome 3, APGP_CSIRO_Bneo_wtdbg2-racon-allhic-juicebox.fasta_v2, whole genome shotgun sequence genomic window:
- the LOC126752948 gene encoding cysteine protease ATG4B isoform X2: MDSVFEAYLGPDGVLAGAVAGAVGEPDDIPKTNTTVWVLGKRYNAIQELDLIRRDIQSRLWCTYRRGFVPLGAPQLTTDKGWGCTLRCGQMVLAQALIDLHLGREWFWTPEIRDATYLKIVNRFEDSRKSYFSIHQIALMGDSEDKKVGQWFGPNTVAQVLKKLVRYDDWCSIVIHVAMDNTIVTDDIYSLCLENPSNDETWKPLLLIIPLRLGLSEINPIYVPALKICFELPGSCGMIGGRPNQALYFVGYVDDEVLYLDPHTTQRSGSVGQKTTQDEIDFDATFHQRYAGRIGFQQMDPSMAMCFLCKSRLSFEVLLDNLRTKVLAACTQPLLEITKSRSAEWVSTPSAGIESNFTTINTVGLVNCNTTTTSTTAASSDATNSNTPRTTIAKSLGTSARATCAAAEAAAALENYKNRCYRTLSSCDSEDFENVNHIHTTSLTRNGRDVDPDGDSDEDFEIIS, translated from the exons ATGGATAGCGTATTCGAAGCATACTTAGGTCCAGATGGCGTATTGGCGGGTGCTGTGGCCGGCGCTGTCGGTGAACCCGACGATATACCAAAAACAAACACCACCGTTTGGGTGCTGGGCAAACGCTACAATGCTATACAag AACTCGATTTAATACGCCGAGACATACAATCACGTCTATGGTGCACATATCGCCGCGGTTTCGTGCCACTTGGCGCGCCACAATTGACTACCGACAAAGGCTGGGGCTGCACGTTGCGTTGTGGTCAAATGGTTTTGGCACAGGCCTTAATTGATTTGCATCTTGGCCGCGAATGGTTTTGGACACCAGAGATACGAGATGCAACGTATTTGAAAATAGTCAATAGATTCGAGGATTCACGCAAAAGTTACTTCTCAATACATCAGATCGCTTTAATGGGCGATTCGGAAGATAAAAAAGTTGGCCAGTGGTTTGGTCCGAACACTGTGGCGCAGGTGTTAAA aAAACTGGTGCGCTACGACGACTGGTGCTCAATTGTTATACATGTGGCTATGGACAACACAATAGTGACTGACGATATAT ATTCACTATGCCttgaaaatccaagtaatgatgaaacttggaaACCTTTATTACTCATCATTCCACTGCGTTTGGGTCTCAGTGAAATAAATCCAATTTATGTGCCagcattgaaaatttgtttcgaaCTGCCTGGCAGTTGTGGCATGATTGGCGGTCGCCCAAATCAAGCGCTCTATTTTGTTGGCTACGTGGACGATGAAGTGTTGTACCTAGATCCACATACCACACAGCGCTCGGGCTCGGTGGGACAAAAGACTACGCAGGATGAGATTGATTTCGATGCCACATTTCATCAACGATATGCTGGACGTATTGGCTTCCAACAGATGGACCCTTCAATGGCGATG TGCTTTCTTTGCAAATCTCGCCTGAGTTTCGAAGTTCTACTGGATAACCTACGTACTAAAGTTTTGGCTGCCTGCACACAACCGCTGCTCGAGATTACAAAGTCGCGTTCGGCGGAATGGGTATCGACCCCATCGGCAGGTATTGAGTCAAATTTTACTACAATAAATACGGTGGGTTTGGTTAACTGTAACACAACTACAACCTCAACCACGGCCGCCTCCAGTGATGCTACCAATAGCAACACACCGCGCACAACTATCGCGAAATCTTTGGGCACATCTGCACGTGCTACATGCGCAGCAGCAGAGGCGGCAGCAGCCCTAGAAAATTATAAGAATCGTTGCTATCGTACACTAAGCTCTTGTGATTCTGAAG ACTTTGAAAATGTAAATCACATACACACCACCAGTTTGACGCGCAATGGCCGCGATGTTGACCCTGACGGCGACTCGGATGAAGATTTCGAGATAATTTCATAG
- the LOC126752948 gene encoding cysteine protease ATG4B isoform X1, with protein MDSVFEAYLGPDGVLAGAVAGAVGEPDDIPKTNTTVWVLGKRYNAIQELDLIRRDIQSRLWCTYRRGFVPLGAPQLTTDKGWGCTLRCGQMVLAQALIDLHLGREWFWTPEIRDATYLKIVNRFEDSRKSYFSIHQIALMGDSEDKKVGQWFGPNTVAQVLKKLVRYDDWCSIVIHVAMDNTIVTDDIYSLCLENPSNDETWKPLLLIIPLRLGLSEINPIYVPALKICFELPGSCGMIGGRPNQALYFVGYVDDEVLYLDPHTTQRSGSVGQKTTQDEIDFDATFHQRYAGRIGFQQMDPSMAMCFLCKSRLSFEVLLDNLRTKVLAACTQPLLEITKSRSAEWVSTPSADFENVNHIHTTSLTRNGRDVDPDGDSDEDFEIIS; from the exons ATGGATAGCGTATTCGAAGCATACTTAGGTCCAGATGGCGTATTGGCGGGTGCTGTGGCCGGCGCTGTCGGTGAACCCGACGATATACCAAAAACAAACACCACCGTTTGGGTGCTGGGCAAACGCTACAATGCTATACAag AACTCGATTTAATACGCCGAGACATACAATCACGTCTATGGTGCACATATCGCCGCGGTTTCGTGCCACTTGGCGCGCCACAATTGACTACCGACAAAGGCTGGGGCTGCACGTTGCGTTGTGGTCAAATGGTTTTGGCACAGGCCTTAATTGATTTGCATCTTGGCCGCGAATGGTTTTGGACACCAGAGATACGAGATGCAACGTATTTGAAAATAGTCAATAGATTCGAGGATTCACGCAAAAGTTACTTCTCAATACATCAGATCGCTTTAATGGGCGATTCGGAAGATAAAAAAGTTGGCCAGTGGTTTGGTCCGAACACTGTGGCGCAGGTGTTAAA aAAACTGGTGCGCTACGACGACTGGTGCTCAATTGTTATACATGTGGCTATGGACAACACAATAGTGACTGACGATATAT ATTCACTATGCCttgaaaatccaagtaatgatgaaacttggaaACCTTTATTACTCATCATTCCACTGCGTTTGGGTCTCAGTGAAATAAATCCAATTTATGTGCCagcattgaaaatttgtttcgaaCTGCCTGGCAGTTGTGGCATGATTGGCGGTCGCCCAAATCAAGCGCTCTATTTTGTTGGCTACGTGGACGATGAAGTGTTGTACCTAGATCCACATACCACACAGCGCTCGGGCTCGGTGGGACAAAAGACTACGCAGGATGAGATTGATTTCGATGCCACATTTCATCAACGATATGCTGGACGTATTGGCTTCCAACAGATGGACCCTTCAATGGCGATG TGCTTTCTTTGCAAATCTCGCCTGAGTTTCGAAGTTCTACTGGATAACCTACGTACTAAAGTTTTGGCTGCCTGCACACAACCGCTGCTCGAGATTACAAAGTCGCGTTCGGCGGAATGGGTATCGACCCCATCGGCAG ACTTTGAAAATGTAAATCACATACACACCACCAGTTTGACGCGCAATGGCCGCGATGTTGACCCTGACGGCGACTCGGATGAAGATTTCGAGATAATTTCATAG